In the Pongo abelii isolate AG06213 chromosome 2, NHGRI_mPonAbe1-v2.0_pri, whole genome shotgun sequence genome, gagttaaatgttatttattcaccaccattacagtatttCAGTATTCtgcatttgtctatatatttacctttccCATGAGTGTTATACTTCCATATTCTTTAATGTTGCTTTCTAGCATCCTTTTATTTCAACTTGAAGGACTCTtcttagtgtttttttttgtgaggCAGGTCTAATGGTgatgaattctttcagctttggtttatctgggaaagtctttatttctccttcatttctgaaggacactTTGTCAGATAGAGTATTTTTAGTTGGAAGTTTTAATCTTttagtactttgaatatatcatcccacttccttctggcctgcaaggtttctgttgagaaatccaCTGATAGTCTCATGGGGGCTCCCTTGGACATgactcttttctcttgctgctttcaaaactCATTCTTTGTCTTTGAATTTGACAATTATATTATACTGTGTCTCATTgtgatcttttttaaaatttttaatttgtattattttttacttaattgATGTACATAATcgatgtatatgtttatggggtacatgagatgctttgatacaggcatgcaataagTAATACATCATGAAAAATGAGGTATCCAtatcctcaaacatttatcatttatgttataaacaatccaattatactcttttagttattacaaaatgtacaattaaattattgttgCCTATAGCCaccctgttgtactatcaaatactaggtcttattcattctatggGTTGGCtcttcacttttctttataatgttctttgatgcacaaaagtttctaaattttgatgaagtctaatttatattttcttttgttgcttgtgcttttggggtAATGTCTAAGAATCTGTTGCCAAATCCAAGCTCATACATATTTATCCCTATGTTTTCTAGAGTTTATAGAGTTATGTAGATTCTCAAATTTAAGctttttatctattttgagttaatttttgtatgtagtgtGAGGTAAGagttcaacttcattcttttacatgtagtTATTCAGTTGTCCCACTGCTATTTGTTGAAAAAAGTATTCTTTCcttattgaatggtcttggctcCCCTgtcaaaatcaattgaccatagatgtatggttttatttttggatgctccattctattctatttatctATATGTCTTTTCTAATGCcattaccacactgttttgattactgtctttgtcatacattttgaaattataaagtatTAGTTCTCTAACTTTATTCTCTTTATTCAGAGTTGTTTAGAGTATTTGGTATTCTctgcaattccatatgaattttaggatcagcttgtgcAGTTTTGTAAAAGAGGcagttggaattttgataagaactgcattaaatctgtagattactttgggtagttttgccatcttaacaatattaagtctcccaatccatgaatatggaatgtcttcctatttatttaagtcttctttaatttctttcagcaatattttctaagaaaaaaattacacaatatttatttttttacatttaatttttacagatTTGGAAACAATTTGTAGCCAACTTCAGTATGAAtcaaagcattattttaaaaggaaagattcATTCTGACATTAAATTGCATTTTCCAAGAACCAGCAAAATCAACCATCCAGACTTTAATTATGGAATCACAGGTGCAACTGCGTATCTCCTCAGTAGAGGACAGGAAGATTTGTGTGACTGGGACTTTATGGATTTGGCATCTCCTGCAAGATGTGTATCCAACTCCTGGGAATACTGGAGCATGATTATAGAATTGGTTTCTAttgtctgttttctgtttgttgctCTCCCATAAGTTCAGAATCTTGAATTTCAAGTCTATAGTGTAACACTCTTgttcataatttcttattttaaaaaaatgtttaaatatttttatagtaaatattttttcaaactatTTGGGCTTGCTATTGAACAAATGTTCTCTttgtattgtatattttgaagGAGGTAAAAAGCATCACTCTAAAACATTTTGGAATATAACAGAAAGGTTGTTAATACATTATACTGACTaccttttttcttaattaagatATACAAATCTTTTATATTTAGTAATCAGAAAGGCAATAAAGCATATGTACGTTACCTCTTCACCATCCTATGTTGAATTCCTTTTCAATATGTTCTTTGATAAgagtaaaaatttaaatagtcTTTGGTGAGATATTGTATTATGCTATTCTTTTCTTGTGGGCATGgggataattttcaaaaaaaaaaaaaatctaagcagtTCAGTCCTACAGGGGAAAGTTTTCCATTCTTGCTAAGTTTATTTATAATTAGAAGTCAGATACCAACTATATCTAccctagaaaaaaaatctcaaccaAAAGAGAGCTGCCTCAAAGgaatttgtaaaatatgtgtgcCTAGATGGGTCATCTGTttataaaatactgggaaaaggTAGAAAATACAGTCAGTCCTCAGATGCTTTGGAAATCTGAAACATAACAAAAAGTCTTTTGAAAATCACATTGGTATATATACCATTCACCACTGCTTAATGGAGGAATAACTTGGCATTGATGTGAGTGGGATTATGGTCTCAGATGTGAATTCTGGAAATATTAACTTTTACGTAGTATATGTGGTAGTGAAAGGTTATAAATTTGGAGTCAGGAGCTTTAGGCTGATTCCCAGTTCTACCACTGGTGGCTTATGGTCATCATTTAGCCTCAAGTGGGGCCACCCAATTCAAACCTTGGTCAACTTCCTGCAATAAACACTTCTGGTTTAAAAAGTTAATCTTACTTTATGGATATGGAAAGTGAGATTCTGAGAGATTAAGTAATTGTCTGATGTCCCACAGGTGATAAGCCATGTCTTCAGTCTTTTGCATCCCAGGacccaagatttttaaaaatgtttctgcatAAGAGGTGGCATCGTAGGGAGCCAAATAGATTTTCACATTAATTTCTCTATTTGTCCACCTGTCCACCTGCATGTGGGCAACTTGATTAgaagtaaatttaaaagaaaaaatagatactgGCTGAAAATATAATCACTGATAAACACTATTCTTATGTTTTAGTGATATATCTAGTCTCTCTAATTACATGACTTAATATCTTCCCCCACTATGAGGCCaagaaagaataaacaagtaCTTAggacatatatataaaaattccaATAGGAAAGATAAAAGGCAGAGATAAGAGGCATTAATGTTTTAGTATTGTCACTGAGCTTTTTTTAGGTTTTAGATATGTTTGCTGTGTGCTATGAATGAAGACGGGTTAAAAAGAGTCCTAGAGGCTTAAATGGAAGTGAATGAGATGTCTTATTGCTGTACatcattggttttgtttttgtctggtgTTGAGCTGGCTCATTAAGTTCTGtgctccaagtgtttatttgtctATTGTCACTTTCCAGTCAGCTCTCTGTAGCCTACAGAAATGGAAGAGTGGATGAAGCAGTCTCTCTGGGTTTTCTGCTTTGCTGGATAGGTGGAGAACTGACAAATTTCAAAGGCTGCTACCTGATTAACCAACTGCCTATTCAGGTAAACCTTTCTCCAGATTTATCTTCAAAAGAGTGAAGGTTCTGGGTTATGTGTGCATGGAGGGCTTCATGTGTAGAGTTGACAAATTTAGCAAacaaaatacaggatgcccagtaaaatttggatttcagataaacaacaaataattttttagtatagacCTGCTCTAAATATTGCATAAGTGTTCTGTATCTGACAACCCTCTTAATGTGGCAAATTTTTTTATAGTAGAATAGAGGCCTGTCTGttttcagatatattttaaaagtctacaTCCAGTTTTAATTCCTTTTCTTCATAcagttctaatattttcttgCCTCAAGGTAGCTGAACATGATATGTTGCCATTAGGGGATTCTTATTCTTTTCTATACTAAGGTTGAACAATAATCCACTGATGCTGACACATAGTCTACAATGAGAGTCATGATTAAAAATATAGTCAGTGGCTATAGGCAAATATTTCTACAGTaatattcaaatgaaaaaaatacagtggAATATTTGTAAGCTTTTAGAATACTTTGTTAATGTATTTAATCATGTAAATGACTTTGTCACCTTCATtcactatactatatatattggATAATGGTGGCTTGGGATTTTGTATTTATGGATGTCCATCCTTATCTACCACTCCAGATTTTTACAGCCATCTTCGACATGAACACGGATATTATCATACTCTCACAATTCATGTACTATAGGTTAAAGAATCAGAAGAACAAAATGTAAGATTGGTAATAGTTCATTCCAATACTTCTATTTGTAAtagaacattttctcatttaaaaaccaatagaacattttcaagttatttttaatgAGTAAGGCATATTTTGATAAGACATAACATTTCTCTCAACCATCCAAGTGAGTCCTTTGAGAATTTTTAGATGTGGCACATTTAGATTCCatgttattacttttttttttcaattggtcTGTGTCATTGGACACATTAACACATCTATGTTAttggaaaataaacagaaatgattaatcagaaaaaggaaagagagattgGCAGGAATAGTCAAATGCTTTTAGAGGTTTCTGCAGGTGATAAGCAGTACCACTTTTCTCTTGTGGCTAATCTAAAAACATATCCTCCACAAGATAATAGCCACAAATAGTTTTTAAGTGCTTACCATTTTTCAGTCCTGTTgtaacttatttaatcttcacattgCCCATTGGGACAGGCACTATTTTAATGTTCAGAGGCTGGCGCAGAATAGGCCTGCAATATAGATTTGCTGAATAACTGAAtactattatgtttatttttgctttgattgctgTGTTTTTAAATGACTGTTTCTTCACGTGTGTATGTATAAGCCAGCCCAACAATGAAATTTGCTTTTATCTATGTACCTATGAGAGTGGCTCCATTTTTCCCCTTGGGATGGGTGGAGCATATTTTTCTACTGCCCTCTGGTGGTTGTAACTATTACAAGGGTGGGAACAGCTATTCGAATCTACAAATCAAATACAAATCCCACTGGACACTAGAGTGAGGAAGGCAGGATGACCCCCAGTTGTGTACCAGGCATGGTGAAAGACCTTTTATATGTGCTCCTTGAACTCACTTATTTTCCATGGCAAACTCCTTTATAcagttgaggaaattgaggcatcaACAAACTGGACTGAGGTCACATAGCCAGCTGGTAGAGGGATTACATCTCAAAATCAACCTAAGGTGATATGAGGTATGTATCAAGCTGATTTACAGTGTAATTGGTGTCATGTGAATCATAAGCTCTATAAGAACAGGGACTGTCTGAGTCTTGTTCCAGACTGAGTACATAGCCGACATTCAGCAAATAGTggtggaatgaatgaattataaaatatatggaaatcTCCAGTAAAGCATTTGGTACTTAAAGGGCACCCAATCAGTTCCCTCCCCTGTGTCATCCCCTACCACCACCAAACCTACTTtaagtatattaaataaataatggcacCAAGAACTAAAGTAAAGGAACCATTTGGTAAAAGGTCACTAAGATAagggacatatatatatataaatagtcaCCACCATAACTAGTTTAATCTATCTGGAACTAATCCTGAATTTCTGTGGCAAACAGTCTAAAACAGTATGACAGGCCAGCTCTCTTCAATTTACTCCCTCAGGGCTAAATTGAGCAACTCACACAGTTTATGAGGTTTCTGGAACAGAGTTTTGCTTAGCTGCACTATCTTCTGTGGGCAAAGTAGACTGAATTTGGAATGCTGTTAAACTTAGGGTCAATGCAGagttcaaaaaaaattaagtttcacCAAGGAACATGTGCTCAATGGGCTATCCAACCTGGAATGTTGAGGGATAAAGTGAATCCTTCAAATACAAAATGTGTCTGaaggtaattttttattgaagtCTATTGTCTTAACGTGTGGTTGTAATATATGAGAAGACATGAGCCCTACCTTTGCAGTTATAACtctacaaatgttttaaaataaatgcttcatCAGTCTTTATGTTAAACAAGTGGGAATGATTTAGCCAGAATGTTGCAGTCAGATATCTGTGTGTCTGATGTCTGCTGATGCTAACCCTAGTACAGATGCAACATaactaagaaa is a window encoding:
- the SLC66A1L gene encoding putative uncharacterized protein SLC66A1L; translated protein: MKVVGNYRVNTANSSTDRSREHLTCLRSQLSVAYRNGRVDEAVSLGFLLCWIGGELTNFKGCYLINQLPIQIFTAIFDMNTDIIILSQFMYYRLKNQKNKISEEDLPKELHFCCLLWP